One stretch of Streptomyces sp. R21 DNA includes these proteins:
- a CDS encoding putative leader peptide, which translates to MAAKSVLSPLTSLSVLSALSSRCVAKIAPSRRVHLYSRPHIDLQRVAGALCRR; encoded by the coding sequence GTGGCAGCCAAGTCCGTGCTGTCCCCGCTCACCTCGCTGTCGGTGCTGTCCGCGCTGTCCTCACGCTGCGTCGCGAAGATCGCCCCGAGCCGCCGCGTACACCTGTACTCCCGGCCGCACATCGATCTGCAGCGCGTGGCCGGCGCGCTCTGTCGCCGCTGA
- a CDS encoding transporter substrate-binding domain-containing protein, giving the protein MRTLSLRSRLLRGLTAGTAVATLAAGLAACGGDSDAATTSGGGASAGTVTVGALSNGAAKETDLKVSEVKSISAELPKSVARSGKLVVGIGALPAGFPPLAYVGQDQKTLTGAEPDLGRLVAAVLGLKPELKNSTWENLFVGIDSGKVDVAFSNVTDTEERKKKYEFAAYRQDNLAFEVLKKSTWNFDGDYENLAGRTVAVGAGTNQEKILLEWQAKLKKEGKKLTVKYFQDNNSTYLALSSGKIDAYFGPNPGIAYHITQVAKTPDPTRNAGKFSGAGDTLQGLIAATAKKDSGLAKPVADAINYLIKNGQYAKWLAAWNLSNEAVSTSRVNPPGLPLSNS; this is encoded by the coding sequence ATGCGCACCCTCAGCCTCCGCAGCAGACTCCTCCGTGGCCTCACCGCGGGCACCGCCGTCGCCACCCTCGCCGCCGGGCTCGCCGCGTGCGGGGGAGACAGCGACGCGGCCACCACGTCCGGCGGCGGCGCGTCGGCCGGGACCGTGACCGTGGGCGCGCTCTCCAACGGGGCCGCCAAGGAGACCGACCTCAAGGTGTCCGAGGTGAAGTCCATCAGCGCCGAGCTGCCCAAGTCCGTGGCGAGGAGCGGCAAGTTGGTCGTCGGCATCGGCGCACTGCCCGCCGGGTTCCCGCCGCTGGCGTACGTCGGACAGGACCAGAAGACTCTCACCGGCGCCGAACCCGACCTGGGTCGACTGGTGGCCGCGGTCCTCGGACTGAAGCCGGAGCTGAAGAACTCGACCTGGGAGAACCTCTTCGTCGGCATCGACAGCGGGAAGGTCGACGTCGCCTTCTCCAACGTCACCGACACCGAGGAGCGCAAGAAGAAGTACGAGTTCGCCGCTTACCGGCAGGACAACCTCGCCTTCGAGGTGCTGAAGAAGAGCACGTGGAACTTCGACGGCGACTACGAGAACCTGGCCGGCAGGACCGTCGCGGTGGGCGCCGGCACCAACCAGGAGAAGATCCTGCTGGAGTGGCAGGCCAAGCTGAAGAAGGAGGGCAAGAAGCTCACCGTCAAGTACTTCCAGGACAACAACAGCACCTACCTGGCACTGTCCAGCGGGAAGATCGACGCGTACTTCGGCCCCAACCCCGGCATCGCGTACCACATCACCCAGGTCGCGAAGACGCCCGACCCGACCCGCAACGCGGGCAAGTTCTCCGGCGCCGGTGACACCCTCCAGGGCCTGATCGCGGCGACCGCGAAGAAGGACAGCGGACTGGCCAAGCCGGTCGCCGACGCGATCAACTACCTGATCAAGAACGGGCAGTACGCCAAGTGGCTGGCCGCCTGGAACCTCTCCAACGAGGCCGTCAGCACCTCCCGGGTCAACCCGCCCGGGCTGCCGCTCAGCAACTCGTGA
- a CDS encoding amino acid ABC transporter ATP-binding protein yields MTAETLDAAGAGAGAGAGVSASVDVRPAAVEVHDVHKWYGAHRVLDGVELAVRPGEVTVIIGPSGSGKSTLLRVINHLEKPEIGHVSINGEPIGVRRHGDRLKELSERVILGQRSRIGFVFQNFNLFPHLTVLDNVAAAPVATGQLKKPAAQELARELLGRVGLADRTAAYPRQLSGGQQQRVAIARALALRPGVILFDEPTSALDPELVGEVLAVIKDLATSGTTLVIVTHEIGFAREVADRIVFLDEGRIVEQGPPTEVLDHPKQERTRDFLSKVL; encoded by the coding sequence ATGACCGCCGAGACGCTCGACGCAGCCGGAGCCGGAGCCGGAGCCGGAGCCGGGGTATCGGCATCCGTCGACGTACGGCCCGCCGCCGTGGAGGTCCACGACGTGCACAAATGGTACGGCGCCCACCGGGTGCTGGACGGCGTCGAGTTGGCCGTGCGGCCGGGCGAGGTGACCGTGATCATCGGCCCGTCCGGCTCCGGCAAGTCCACGTTGCTGCGGGTGATCAACCATCTGGAGAAGCCCGAGATCGGCCATGTCAGCATCAACGGCGAGCCGATCGGCGTACGCCGCCACGGCGACCGGCTCAAGGAGCTCAGCGAGCGGGTCATCCTGGGTCAGCGGAGCAGGATCGGCTTCGTCTTCCAGAACTTCAACCTTTTCCCGCACCTCACCGTGCTGGACAACGTGGCCGCCGCCCCGGTGGCGACCGGCCAGTTGAAGAAACCCGCGGCCCAGGAACTGGCCCGCGAACTGCTGGGCCGGGTCGGCCTCGCAGACAGGACCGCCGCCTACCCACGGCAGTTGTCCGGCGGCCAGCAGCAACGGGTGGCCATCGCACGGGCCTTGGCCCTGCGCCCCGGAGTCATCCTCTTCGACGAACCCACCTCCGCGCTCGACCCTGAACTGGTCGGCGAGGTGCTGGCCGTCATCAAGGACCTGGCCACCAGCGGCACCACCCTGGTCATCGTCACCCATGAGATCGGCTTCGCCCGCGAGGTCGCCGACCGGATCGTCTTCCTCGACGAAGGCCGGATCGTCGAACAGGGCCCGCCCACCGAGGTGTTGGATCACCCGAAGCAGGAGCGAACCAGGGACTTCCTGAGCAAGGTGCTCTGA
- a CDS encoding amino acid ABC transporter permease has product MSESPGVAVPLGVQAPVKEKPAAAPRPLAAQRVLPLRHPGRWILTAIVLVLVAQIGHGLVTNPFFQWDRFSYWFLRPTILDGLLITLEVAAYSAVLGLAGGILIALARLSRSPVLRAAGWVYTWLFRSVPLIVVLLFLYNFSALYRTLSVGVPFGPAFFTFDESRLATDMVVAVVGLSLNEAAYAAEVVRGGILSVDQGQHEAAAALGLPKSYQFTRIVFPQALRSITPNYVNQLIGLIKGTSLVFYVSLLDLFGSVQSMGSTYPGDIVPLLLVATVWYLILTSAVSVVQFYVERYFSRGATRTLPPTPLQKVWGALRDLRARVRKEAAV; this is encoded by the coding sequence ATGAGCGAATCACCTGGCGTCGCCGTGCCCCTCGGCGTCCAAGCCCCTGTCAAGGAGAAACCCGCAGCCGCGCCCCGGCCTCTCGCGGCACAGCGGGTGCTGCCCCTGCGGCACCCGGGCCGCTGGATCCTCACGGCGATCGTGCTGGTGCTGGTCGCCCAGATCGGTCACGGGCTGGTGACCAACCCCTTCTTCCAGTGGGACCGGTTCTCGTACTGGTTCCTGCGCCCCACCATCCTCGACGGGTTGCTCATCACCCTCGAAGTGGCCGCGTACAGCGCCGTGTTGGGGCTGGCCGGCGGCATCCTGATCGCGCTGGCCAGGCTCTCCCGGAGCCCGGTGCTGCGGGCGGCCGGCTGGGTCTACACCTGGTTGTTCCGCTCGGTGCCGCTGATCGTGGTGCTGCTGTTTCTCTACAACTTCAGTGCGCTGTACCGGACGTTGAGCGTCGGAGTGCCGTTCGGGCCCGCCTTCTTCACCTTCGACGAGTCCCGGCTCGCCACCGACATGGTCGTCGCCGTCGTAGGTCTGAGCCTCAACGAAGCGGCGTACGCGGCCGAAGTGGTGCGCGGCGGTATCCTCTCGGTCGACCAGGGACAGCACGAGGCGGCCGCCGCGCTCGGCCTGCCGAAGAGCTACCAGTTCACCCGGATCGTCTTTCCGCAGGCCCTGAGGTCCATCACCCCGAACTACGTCAACCAGCTGATCGGCCTGATCAAGGGCACCTCGCTGGTGTTCTACGTGTCGCTGCTCGACCTGTTCGGCTCCGTGCAGAGCATGGGCAGCACCTACCCCGGCGACATCGTGCCGCTGCTGCTCGTCGCCACCGTCTGGTACCTGATCCTCACCAGCGCCGTTTCCGTCGTCCAGTTCTACGTCGAGCGGTACTTCTCGCGGGGCGCCACGCGCACTCTGCCGCCGACCCCGTTGCAGAAGGTGTGGGGCGCACTGCGCGACCTGCGTGCCCGCGTCCGCAAGGAGGCCGCCGTATGA
- a CDS encoding LLM class flavin-dependent oxidoreductase: protein MPLTSQPLRKLGFLTIGLFDGDDPGRGHESTLEIIELGEQLGFDSAWLRHRHLQYGISSPVAVLAAASQRTRRIELGTAVTPLGWENPLRLAEDLATVDVLSGGRLNPGISVGPPMHYDQLKHAVYPDTAEAEDFGYARVQRLLDFVRGKPATDFSGVEGFEVFSDRVQPHSPGLGRRMWYGGGSLRSAQWAGEHGMNLLTSSVVKADEGSTDFAEIQLSLVRAFRAQHPDGDRARVSQGLVVIPTDSASAQQRAKYEAYAAQRLPRTASPQGPARLLFAPDLVGTSAQIAEQLYAHAAFREIDEVAFALPFTFDHEDYVQILTDIATKLGPALGWQPAA, encoded by the coding sequence GTGCCGCTGACCTCACAACCCCTGCGGAAGCTCGGCTTCTTGACCATCGGGCTGTTCGACGGGGACGACCCGGGACGCGGACATGAGTCGACGCTCGAAATCATCGAGCTGGGCGAGCAGTTGGGCTTCGACAGCGCCTGGCTGCGCCACCGTCATCTCCAGTACGGCATCTCCTCCCCCGTCGCCGTCCTCGCCGCGGCCTCGCAGCGCACCCGCCGCATCGAACTCGGCACGGCGGTCACCCCCTTGGGCTGGGAGAACCCGCTCCGGCTGGCCGAGGACCTGGCCACGGTCGACGTGCTGTCCGGGGGCCGCCTCAATCCCGGCATCAGCGTCGGCCCGCCGATGCACTACGACCAGCTCAAGCACGCGGTCTACCCGGACACCGCGGAGGCCGAGGACTTCGGCTACGCGCGCGTGCAGCGGCTGCTGGACTTCGTACGCGGCAAGCCGGCCACCGACTTCAGCGGTGTCGAGGGCTTCGAGGTGTTCAGCGACCGGGTGCAGCCGCACTCCCCCGGCCTGGGCCGCCGCATGTGGTACGGCGGCGGCAGCCTGCGCTCCGCCCAGTGGGCGGGTGAGCACGGGATGAACCTGCTGACCAGCAGCGTCGTGAAGGCGGACGAGGGGTCCACGGACTTCGCCGAGATCCAGCTGTCGCTCGTCCGCGCCTTCCGCGCCCAGCACCCCGACGGCGACCGCGCCCGTGTCTCCCAGGGACTCGTCGTCATCCCCACCGACAGCGCCTCGGCCCAGCAGCGCGCGAAGTACGAGGCGTACGCGGCGCAGCGGCTGCCGCGCACCGCCAGCCCGCAGGGTCCGGCGCGGCTGCTGTTCGCGCCCGACCTGGTCGGCACCTCGGCGCAGATCGCCGAACAGCTCTACGCGCACGCCGCGTTCCGCGAGATCGACGAGGTCGCGTTCGCGCTCCCCTTCACCTTCGACCACGAGGACTACGTGCAGATCCTCACGGACATCGCCACGAAACTCGGCCCGGCACTGGGCTGGCAGCCGGCGGCCTGA
- a CDS encoding NUDIX hydrolase family protein: MTETTPGWLSSDELELARERMPILYVEAVPVRVDDSGEVTHIGLLLRIGPDGTVSRALVSGRVLHHERVRDALLRNLEKDLGPVALPRVPAALQPFTVAEYFPTQGVTPFHDPRQHAVSLAYIVPVAGDCRPRQDALDLVWFSPQEASSALVLNDMPGGQGVLLKQALAHVGCLS; this comes from the coding sequence ATGACCGAAACCACGCCCGGCTGGCTGAGTTCCGACGAACTCGAACTGGCGCGCGAGCGCATGCCGATCCTGTACGTCGAGGCCGTGCCGGTCCGCGTCGACGACAGTGGCGAAGTCACCCACATCGGGCTGCTGCTGCGCATCGGGCCGGACGGAACGGTCAGCCGCGCGCTCGTCTCCGGCCGGGTCCTGCACCACGAGCGGGTCAGGGACGCCCTGCTGCGCAACCTGGAGAAGGACCTCGGCCCGGTGGCGCTGCCCCGTGTCCCGGCGGCCCTGCAGCCCTTCACCGTCGCCGAGTACTTCCCGACGCAGGGCGTCACCCCGTTCCACGACCCCCGCCAGCACGCCGTGTCCCTCGCCTACATCGTCCCCGTGGCCGGCGACTGCCGACCCCGCCAGGACGCCCTCGACCTGGTCTGGTTCAGCCCCCAGGAGGCGTCGTCCGCGCTGGTCCTCAACGACATGCCGGGCGGCCAGGGCGTCCTCCTCAAGCAGGCCCTCGCGCATGTGGGCTGCCTGTCCTGA
- a CDS encoding FAD-dependent oxidoreductase → MDVRRIVVVGGGTAGTATALALRKAGFEVGVYEAHPDSAEDIGAFLTLASNGMRALAQVDASPAVTAIGFPLTGMRVLDASGAELAQVPLGEAGDPLLQYRCLRRGELSTALQAEAERRGIRIRHGARLASVEEGRDTVTARFTDGSTASGDLLIGADGLSSTVRRHITPTARPGYAGQYVFYGYTTRAPLTARTESARITMVRGSAVTFGYAVSPEGETYWFARVSGEQLAADEIAHGTPAHWHDLLLPLLRKDVTPAADIVAATAEQILVTNATEIPLGTPWRSGRTLLIGDAAHAASPATGQGASMALEDSVILAKSLRDAPDAPSALSLYETLRRPRVEHNITVSGTISRGGHPAPRPGTGQGAPAPRPGEDELIRLLEWDSDIWTTNTPGSGKPAADSTS, encoded by the coding sequence GTGGACGTACGACGCATTGTGGTCGTCGGCGGTGGGACAGCCGGGACCGCGACGGCTCTGGCCCTGCGCAAAGCGGGGTTCGAGGTCGGTGTGTACGAGGCGCACCCCGACTCGGCCGAGGACATCGGCGCGTTCCTGACGCTCGCGAGCAACGGCATGCGAGCCCTGGCGCAGGTCGACGCCTCCCCCGCGGTCACCGCGATCGGCTTTCCGCTCACCGGGATGCGCGTCCTGGACGCCTCGGGCGCCGAGCTGGCACAGGTGCCGCTCGGCGAGGCCGGGGACCCGCTCCTCCAGTACCGGTGCCTGCGCCGCGGTGAACTCAGCACCGCGCTGCAGGCGGAGGCGGAGCGCCGCGGCATCCGCATCCGGCACGGCGCGCGGCTCGCCTCCGTCGAGGAGGGCCGCGACACCGTCACCGCACGCTTCACCGACGGCAGCACCGCGAGCGGCGACCTGCTCATCGGCGCCGACGGGCTGAGCTCCACCGTCCGCCGGCACATCACCCCCACCGCCCGGCCCGGCTACGCGGGGCAGTACGTCTTCTACGGCTACACCACCCGCGCGCCCCTGACCGCGCGGACCGAGTCGGCGCGCATCACCATGGTGCGGGGCAGCGCGGTCACCTTCGGCTACGCGGTGTCGCCCGAGGGCGAGACCTACTGGTTCGCGCGGGTCTCCGGCGAACAACTGGCCGCCGACGAGATCGCACACGGCACGCCCGCCCACTGGCACGATCTGCTCCTGCCGCTGCTGCGCAAGGACGTGACCCCTGCCGCGGACATCGTCGCCGCCACCGCCGAACAGATCCTGGTCACCAACGCCACCGAGATACCCCTCGGCACTCCCTGGCGCTCCGGCCGGACGCTGCTCATCGGCGACGCGGCACACGCCGCCTCCCCTGCCACCGGGCAGGGCGCCTCCATGGCGCTGGAGGACTCCGTGATCCTGGCGAAGTCCCTGCGGGACGCACCCGACGCGCCGAGCGCCCTCTCCCTCTACGAGACCCTCCGCCGCCCGCGTGTGGAGCACAACATCACCGTCAGCGGAACGATCTCCCGCGGCGGCCACCCGGCACCCCGTCCGGGCACCGGCCAAGGAGCACCCGCGCCCCGGCCCGGGGAGGACGAGTTGATACGGCTCCTGGAGTGGGACTCCGACATCTGGACCACGAACACGCCCGGCAGCGGGAAACCGGCCGCCGACAGCACGTCCTGA
- a CDS encoding PadR family transcriptional regulator, whose translation MALRNAVMAALLEGEASGYDLAKGFEASVANFWMATPQQIYRELERMESEGLVAAQVVQQERRPNKRLFSLTEAGLEAVRAYTAETSSKPMALRDELLVKVQCVDVGDLDAVRAGVTERVERAAAKLARFERMQERLLGGRTEDEFLATADRVGPYLTLLGGLTLERANLQWGETVLKRLDQRAAALGATQG comes from the coding sequence ATGGCTCTGCGCAATGCGGTGATGGCCGCTCTCCTGGAGGGTGAGGCGTCCGGGTACGACCTCGCCAAAGGCTTCGAGGCCTCGGTCGCCAACTTCTGGATGGCCACGCCGCAGCAGATCTACCGGGAACTGGAACGCATGGAGAGCGAGGGCCTCGTCGCCGCTCAGGTCGTCCAGCAGGAGCGCCGGCCCAACAAGCGGCTGTTCTCCCTCACCGAGGCCGGGCTCGAAGCCGTACGCGCCTACACCGCCGAGACCTCCAGCAAGCCGATGGCCCTGCGGGATGAGCTGCTGGTCAAGGTCCAGTGCGTCGACGTCGGCGACCTCGACGCCGTCCGCGCGGGAGTCACCGAACGTGTGGAGCGGGCCGCGGCCAAGCTGGCCCGCTTCGAGCGCATGCAGGAACGCCTGCTGGGCGGCCGTACCGAGGACGAGTTCCTCGCCACCGCCGACCGCGTCGGCCCCTACCTCACCCTGCTGGGCGGCCTGACCCTGGAGCGGGCGAACCTCCAGTGGGGCGAGACGGTCCTGAAGCGGCTGGACCAGCGCGCCGCGGCCCTCGGCGCCACGCAGGGGTGA
- a CDS encoding SGNH/GDSL hydrolase family protein, whose product MSVDGYLRYVALGDSQTEGLGDGDDVRGLRGWADRLAERIASDCPDVRYANLAVRGRTAGQVHAEQLGPAVELRPDLATVVAGVNDLLRPRFDADEVAGHLEAMFAALTAEGTRVATLTFPDVARITPLARPVGSRVHALNARIREAAGRHGVVVAETSHHPVVTDPRMWSPDRLHASPLGHARIAAAVAEALELPGSDDTWTRPLPTALNSPSLWRSAGAELRWAGAFLGPWLARRLRGRSSGDGRQAKRPALLPVTALAEGSR is encoded by the coding sequence GTGTCGGTCGATGGGTATCTGCGGTACGTCGCCCTGGGAGACAGCCAGACGGAAGGGCTCGGCGACGGCGACGACGTCCGAGGCCTGCGCGGGTGGGCGGACCGGCTTGCCGAGCGGATCGCGTCGGACTGCCCGGACGTGCGGTACGCCAATCTCGCCGTGCGGGGCCGCACCGCCGGGCAGGTGCACGCCGAACAGCTCGGCCCGGCCGTGGAGTTGCGGCCGGACCTCGCCACGGTCGTCGCCGGTGTCAACGACCTGCTGCGGCCCCGCTTCGACGCGGACGAGGTGGCCGGCCACCTGGAGGCGATGTTCGCCGCGCTCACCGCAGAGGGCACCCGTGTCGCCACGCTCACCTTCCCGGACGTCGCCCGGATCACTCCGCTGGCCCGGCCGGTCGGCTCTCGTGTCCACGCTCTCAACGCCCGTATCCGGGAAGCCGCCGGGCGCCACGGCGTCGTGGTGGCCGAGACCTCCCACCACCCGGTCGTGACCGACCCGAGGATGTGGAGCCCCGACCGGCTGCACGCGAGCCCGCTGGGCCACGCACGCATCGCGGCCGCCGTCGCCGAGGCCCTCGAACTGCCCGGCAGCGACGACACCTGGACACGGCCCCTGCCCACCGCCTTGAACTCTCCCTCGCTCTGGCGGTCCGCCGGCGCCGAACTGCGCTGGGCCGGCGCCTTCTTGGGGCCCTGGCTCGCCCGGCGGCTGCGCGGCCGGTCGTCCGGCGACGGCCGCCAGGCGAAGAGGCCCGCCCTGCTCCCGGTGACGGCGCTCGCCGAGGGTTCCCGCTGA
- a CDS encoding enoyl-CoA hydratase/isomerase family protein produces the protein MTDVPLTGTDPLAPDVVLADVHRGVGRILLNRPKALNALTTPMVAAIDRALEAWENTPLTAVVLAGTNPKAFCAGGDIRAIRENSLAGDTEASERFFAGEYRLNARIAEYPVPIVSLIDGLCLGGGLGLSVHGGFRAVTENAVMAMPETAIGFFPDIGASYFLPRLPGAIGMYLGLTGHRLDAADALYTGLATHFIPADRLSKVTDALAGNQGVPIDTLLNGLGDRSPVASSGLAKVRGELDWAFGSVTVAEIRERLHRLDSPWAAATRDILDAVSPQSLEITHALLTAGRQRTLRQCLDAELRLTRTTIRTPDFLEGVRAALVDKDRNPRWQRTSSAGEASDPAV, from the coding sequence ATGACTGACGTCCCCCTGACCGGCACCGACCCACTGGCGCCGGACGTGGTCCTCGCCGATGTCCACCGGGGCGTCGGCAGGATCCTGCTCAACCGTCCCAAGGCCCTCAACGCCCTGACCACGCCCATGGTCGCCGCCATCGACCGTGCCCTGGAGGCCTGGGAGAACACGCCGCTCACGGCGGTGGTGCTGGCCGGCACCAACCCGAAGGCGTTCTGTGCCGGCGGGGACATCCGAGCAATCCGGGAGAACAGCCTCGCGGGTGACACCGAGGCCAGCGAGAGGTTCTTCGCCGGCGAATACCGGCTCAACGCCCGGATCGCCGAGTACCCCGTCCCGATCGTGTCCTTGATCGACGGTCTCTGCCTGGGCGGTGGCCTCGGCCTGTCCGTCCACGGCGGCTTCCGTGCTGTCACCGAGAACGCCGTGATGGCGATGCCCGAGACCGCCATCGGCTTCTTCCCCGACATCGGAGCGAGCTACTTCCTGCCGCGGCTGCCCGGCGCGATCGGCATGTACCTGGGGCTCACCGGGCACCGGCTCGACGCGGCCGACGCCCTGTACACCGGGCTGGCGACCCACTTCATCCCCGCGGACCGGCTCAGCAAGGTCACGGACGCCCTGGCCGGCAACCAGGGCGTCCCGATCGACACCCTCCTGAACGGCCTCGGGGATCGATCCCCGGTCGCGAGCAGTGGGTTGGCGAAGGTGCGCGGCGAACTCGACTGGGCCTTCGGCTCCGTCACCGTCGCCGAGATCAGAGAACGCCTGCACCGTCTCGACAGCCCGTGGGCGGCCGCCACCAGGGACATCCTCGACGCCGTCTCCCCGCAGAGCCTGGAGATCACTCACGCGCTGCTGACGGCGGGCAGACAGCGCACCCTGCGTCAGTGCCTCGACGCCGAACTCCGGCTCACCCGCACCACCATCCGTACGCCGGACTTCCTGGAGGGCGTACGCGCGGCTCTGGTCGACAAGGACCGCAATCCCAGGTGGCAGCGCACATCCTCGGCGGGGGAGGCGAGCGACCCGGCCGTGTGA
- a CDS encoding thioesterase family protein, with protein MNTGTYYEPIDAHRYKPTAHAGGAWDPDEQHFSPLGGLIVHAIDRHLAARPDNGLFLSRISFDILGRLALDECEIRVETIRPGRTIELIEAVALIADRPVVRARAWLLGSCDTAAVAGGGADAITPPDDLTPWPMASVWPGGYIASLDVRPLAPPQPGRATVWVSTGLDLVAGQPSSALASYVALVDTANGIAVRQPPTAWMFPNVDLTIHLHRRPGGRWTGLDTTVTFGPTGQGVTSTVLHDLDGPVGHAQQILTIRPSEVGSR; from the coding sequence TTGAACACCGGCACCTACTACGAGCCCATCGACGCGCACCGCTACAAGCCCACCGCGCACGCCGGCGGCGCCTGGGACCCGGACGAACAGCACTTCAGCCCCCTCGGCGGCCTCATCGTCCACGCCATCGACCGCCACCTGGCCGCGCGGCCGGACAACGGTCTGTTCCTTTCCCGGATCAGCTTCGACATCCTCGGCCGCCTCGCCCTCGACGAGTGCGAGATCCGGGTGGAGACCATCCGGCCGGGCCGCACGATCGAACTCATAGAAGCTGTCGCCCTCATTGCCGACCGCCCCGTCGTCCGGGCCCGGGCCTGGCTCCTCGGCTCCTGCGACACCGCAGCGGTCGCCGGCGGGGGCGCCGACGCGATCACTCCTCCCGATGACCTCACGCCCTGGCCGATGGCCTCGGTGTGGCCCGGCGGATACATCGCCTCCCTGGACGTCCGCCCGCTCGCACCCCCGCAGCCGGGCCGCGCCACCGTCTGGGTCTCCACCGGCCTCGACCTCGTCGCCGGACAGCCCTCAAGCGCGCTCGCCTCCTACGTCGCGCTCGTCGACACCGCCAACGGCATCGCCGTACGCCAGCCGCCCACCGCCTGGATGTTCCCCAACGTCGACCTGACCATCCACCTTCACCGCCGGCCCGGAGGCCGCTGGACCGGCCTCGACACCACCGTCACTTTCGGTCCCACCGGCCAGGGCGTCACCAGCACCGTGCTGCACGACCTCGACGGGCCCGTCGGACACGCACAGCAGATCCTCACCATCCGCCCCTCGGAGGTCGGTTCCCGATGA
- a CDS encoding flavodoxin family protein: MAASPSPSADSTYRFDDLRALYINCTLKPSPQVSHTQGLLDKSRAIMDGQGVTTEVVRAVDHDIAPGVYPDMTEHGFATDAWPALYERVMAADILVLAGPIWLGDNSSVTKLVIERLYAGSGVLNSAGQYAYYGRVGGCLITGNEDGVKHCAMNILYSLQHLGYTIPPQADAGWIGPAGPGPSYLDPGSGGPENDFTNRNTTFMTWNLMHMAAMLKHAKGIPAHGNQRSEWDAGCRFDAPNPDYR, translated from the coding sequence ATGGCAGCCTCGCCCTCCCCGTCCGCTGACTCCACCTACCGCTTCGACGACCTGCGCGCCCTCTACATCAACTGCACCCTCAAGCCGTCCCCGCAGGTCAGCCACACACAGGGGCTGCTCGACAAGAGCCGGGCCATCATGGACGGCCAGGGCGTCACCACGGAGGTCGTGCGCGCCGTCGACCACGACATCGCACCGGGCGTCTACCCGGACATGACCGAGCACGGCTTCGCCACCGACGCCTGGCCCGCGCTGTACGAGCGGGTGATGGCGGCAGACATCCTGGTGCTCGCGGGACCCATTTGGCTTGGCGACAACAGCTCGGTGACCAAGCTCGTCATCGAGCGGCTCTACGCGGGCTCGGGAGTGCTCAACTCGGCGGGCCAGTACGCCTATTACGGGCGGGTCGGGGGCTGTCTGATCACCGGCAACGAGGACGGCGTGAAGCACTGCGCGATGAACATCCTCTACAGCCTCCAGCACCTCGGCTACACGATCCCGCCGCAGGCCGACGCCGGCTGGATCGGCCCGGCGGGTCCGGGACCGTCGTACCTCGACCCGGGATCGGGCGGCCCGGAGAACGACTTCACCAACCGCAACACCACCTTCATGACCTGGAACCTCATGCACATGGCGGCGATGCTCAAGCACGCCAAGGGCATCCCCGCCCACGGCAACCAGCGCTCCGAGTGGGACGCGGGCTGCCGCTTCGACGCCCCCAACCCCGACTACCGCTGA
- a CDS encoding alpha/beta fold hydrolase, translating into MSRFVLIPGAGGAAWYWHPVVPELQARGHEAVAVELPGADESAGLPEYTDAVVAAIGDHQDVVLVAQSMGGFTAPMACARTPVRLLVLLNAMIPLPGETAGQWWENTGWEAARIAVAAAGGYSEEVDLDVYFLHDVPAEIVAAGAEHEGPEAEVAFTQPCAIERWPDVPTRVIAATGDRFFPLEFQRRVARDRLGVEVDEVPGGHLAALSRPVELADRLVKYLG; encoded by the coding sequence ATGAGCAGGTTCGTCTTGATTCCCGGGGCCGGAGGCGCGGCCTGGTACTGGCACCCTGTGGTGCCCGAGTTGCAGGCCAGGGGGCATGAGGCGGTCGCCGTGGAGCTGCCCGGCGCCGACGAGTCCGCGGGGCTGCCCGAGTACACCGACGCGGTGGTCGCCGCGATCGGCGATCACCAGGACGTCGTCCTGGTGGCCCAGTCCATGGGCGGCTTCACCGCCCCGATGGCCTGCGCCCGTACGCCGGTCCGTCTGCTGGTGCTGCTCAACGCGATGATCCCGCTGCCGGGCGAGACCGCCGGACAGTGGTGGGAGAACACCGGGTGGGAGGCGGCCCGCATCGCGGTGGCGGCGGCAGGCGGGTACTCCGAGGAGGTCGACCTGGACGTCTATTTCCTGCACGACGTGCCGGCCGAGATCGTCGCCGCCGGCGCGGAGCATGAGGGGCCCGAGGCGGAGGTCGCCTTCACCCAGCCCTGCGCCATCGAACGCTGGCCGGACGTCCCGACACGCGTGATCGCCGCCACCGGCGACCGCTTCTTCCCCCTGGAGTTCCAGCGCCGTGTGGCCCGCGACCGCCTCGGCGTCGAGGTCGACGAGGTCCCCGGCGGCCACCTGGCCGCACTCTCGCGCCCCGTCGAGCTCGCCGACCGGCTGGTCAAGTACCTGGGCTGA